One stretch of Qipengyuania gelatinilytica DNA includes these proteins:
- a CDS encoding amidohydrolase: MKRLAPLALAAGLAACATSGTGNETASASKPDKEWTTPTGQDGNEPFPSTYRPYPGRPTALVGATVFDGKGGRIDNGTVLFRDGEVVAIGDASLSTDGYDRVDAAGKYVTPGIIDIHSHLGDYPSPSVDAHSDGNEATSPTTPEVWAEHSIWPQDPGFSRALANGGVTSLQILPGSANLMGGRSSTIKNVPARTVQGMKFPGAPYGFKMACGENPKRVYGGRGRMPSTRMGNFAVNRQTWLDARAYAEGDREKRDLAKETLVGVLDGDILVHNHCYRADEMALVMDMAKEMGYKVSAFHHAVEAYKIGDLLRENGVCSAIWADWYGFKMEAYDGILENAAYLQREDACVVIHSDDANGIQRLNQEAAKAQAAGRRAGIDIPDATVISWITLNPAKAMGIDAMTGSLEPGKMADVVLWNGDPLSVYSRPEKVWIDGALMYDSMDRKRRPVSDFELGQPGEGDVK; this comes from the coding sequence ATGAAAAGACTTGCCCCGCTTGCGCTTGCCGCAGGCCTCGCCGCATGTGCCACCTCGGGCACCGGAAACGAAACCGCCTCAGCGTCCAAGCCGGACAAGGAATGGACCACCCCCACGGGCCAGGACGGTAACGAGCCGTTCCCCAGCACCTACCGCCCCTATCCCGGACGCCCGACTGCGCTGGTCGGGGCGACCGTATTCGACGGCAAGGGCGGCAGGATCGATAACGGCACGGTCCTGTTCCGCGACGGCGAAGTCGTGGCGATCGGCGATGCCTCGCTTTCGACCGATGGCTACGACCGCGTCGATGCAGCGGGCAAGTACGTGACGCCGGGCATCATCGATATCCACTCGCATCTTGGCGATTATCCCAGTCCGAGCGTCGATGCACATTCGGACGGTAACGAGGCGACCAGCCCGACCACGCCCGAGGTATGGGCCGAACATTCGATCTGGCCGCAGGACCCCGGCTTCTCCCGCGCGCTCGCCAATGGCGGCGTGACCAGCCTCCAGATCCTGCCCGGCTCTGCGAACCTGATGGGCGGGCGCAGCTCCACCATCAAGAACGTGCCTGCGCGCACCGTTCAGGGAATGAAGTTCCCCGGCGCGCCCTATGGCTTCAAGATGGCCTGCGGTGAAAACCCCAAACGCGTCTATGGCGGCCGCGGGCGCATGCCCTCGACCCGCATGGGCAACTTCGCGGTCAACCGCCAGACCTGGCTCGATGCGCGCGCCTATGCCGAGGGTGACCGCGAGAAGCGCGACCTTGCCAAGGAAACGCTGGTCGGCGTGCTCGACGGCGATATCCTCGTCCACAACCACTGCTACCGCGCCGACGAAATGGCGCTGGTCATGGATATGGCCAAGGAGATGGGCTACAAGGTGTCCGCCTTCCACCACGCGGTCGAGGCCTACAAGATCGGCGATTTGCTGCGCGAAAACGGCGTGTGCAGCGCGATCTGGGCCGACTGGTACGGCTTCAAGATGGAAGCTTATGACGGCATCCTCGAAAACGCCGCCTATCTCCAGCGCGAGGACGCCTGCGTGGTCATCCATTCGGACGATGCGAACGGCATCCAGCGTTTGAACCAAGAAGCGGCCAAGGCACAGGCCGCAGGTCGCCGCGCCGGGATCGATATCCCCGATGCGACGGTGATTTCGTGGATCACCCTCAACCCCGCCAAGGCGATGGGCATCGACGCGATGACCGGCAGCCTCGAACCGGGCAAGATGGCCGATGTCGTGTTGTGGAACGGCGATCCACTATCCGTCTATTCGCGGCCCGAGAAGGTCTGGATCGATGGTGCGCTGATGTACGATTCCATGGACCGCAAGCGCCGTCCGGTGAGCGATTTCGAGCTCGGCCAGCCCGGTGAAGGAGATGTGAAATGA
- a CDS encoding integration host factor subunit beta — translation MIRSELLTAIAEDNPELRAEEVEQVVDIFFEEIAQRLSEGGRVELRGFGAFSTREREARKGRNPRTGDMVDVPAKRVPYFKPGKEIRERLNEK, via the coding sequence ATGATCCGATCCGAACTTCTCACGGCGATTGCTGAAGACAATCCCGAACTGCGCGCCGAAGAGGTGGAGCAGGTCGTAGACATCTTCTTCGAGGAAATCGCCCAGCGTCTGTCCGAGGGCGGTCGCGTCGAATTGCGCGGCTTCGGTGCTTTCTCCACCCGTGAACGCGAAGCCCGCAAGGGCCGCAATCCGCGCACCGGCGATATGGTCGACGTGCCCGCAAAACGCGTGCCCTATTTCAAGCCGGGCAAGGAAATCCGCGAGCGCCTGAACGAGAAGTAA
- a CDS encoding PilZ domain-containing protein: MDYSAALNADDRNEADAVEQRSAPRYTSLIRAAKIVCGQGEFLCVIRDVSATGISFRSFHALPDDTNLALELQNGESYEITEVRREGFEASYRFEKPVEVEKLIHETWNFPKRQLRLNLAIPLTISTLSGKAEATTVNLSQQGARVECDAAFAIDQRLIVTGEGLSETRATVRWRRDAEFGLVFDNTLSLREFAMLAAAVQCPAMLRDQPI; this comes from the coding sequence ATGGATTATTCCGCTGCGCTGAACGCGGATGACAGGAACGAAGCCGATGCGGTCGAGCAGCGCTCGGCGCCGCGTTACACCTCGCTGATCCGGGCTGCGAAGATCGTGTGCGGGCAGGGCGAGTTCCTCTGCGTCATCAGGGACGTGTCGGCGACCGGCATCTCCTTCCGCAGCTTCCACGCACTTCCCGACGATACCAATCTCGCGCTCGAGCTCCAGAACGGCGAGAGTTACGAGATCACCGAGGTCCGCCGCGAAGGGTTCGAGGCGAGCTATCGGTTCGAGAAGCCCGTCGAGGTGGAAAAGCTGATCCACGAGACCTGGAACTTCCCCAAGCGCCAGCTTCGCCTCAACCTGGCGATTCCGCTGACGATCTCGACGCTGTCGGGCAAGGCCGAGGCAACGACCGTCAACCTGTCGCAACAGGGCGCGCGCGTCGAATGCGACGCGGCTTTCGCGATCGACCAGCGACTTATCGTAACCGGGGAAGGTCTGTCCGAAACACGTGCCACCGTGCGCTGGCGCCGTGATGCAGAATTTGGCCTGGTGTTCGACAACACGCTCTCGCTGAGGGAATTCGCGATGCTCGCCGCCGCGGTCCAGTGCCCTGCCATGCTGCGGGACCAGCCCATCTGA
- a CDS encoding GntR family transcriptional regulator, producing MSNQSKPVYLKLRDMIAAAIIDGQYREGEMLPSVRALAAEQGANPLTVAKAYQQFQNDGLVEVQRGVGMYVAKGASATLREREREAFLKEEWPEIRTRMDRLGIAPSELLADA from the coding sequence ATGAGCAACCAGTCCAAGCCCGTCTATCTCAAGCTGCGCGACATGATCGCGGCGGCGATCATCGACGGACAGTACCGGGAAGGCGAGATGCTCCCCTCGGTACGCGCACTGGCGGCAGAGCAGGGCGCCAATCCGCTGACCGTCGCCAAGGCGTACCAGCAGTTCCAGAACGACGGCCTTGTCGAAGTGCAGCGCGGTGTCGGCATGTATGTGGCGAAGGGCGCCTCGGCCACGCTGCGCGAGCGGGAGCGCGAGGCTTTCCTGAAGGAAGAGTGGCCCGAGATCCGCACCCGGATGGACCGGCTTGGAATCGCCCCTTCCGAACTGCTCGCCGACGCCTGA
- a CDS encoding peptide MFS transporter has protein sequence MVEGVFFTFDSAFEMWTFRVAVVALAAFLIGGVVLITRPQEEVIGHPKGLFLLFMAEMWERFSYYGMRALLIFYLIQHWMFAEEKAYVIYGAYTALVYIAPVVGGYLADQYIGQRKAVLFGAVLLTFGHFFMAFEGSGGQADPMINVFWLALALIIVGSGFLKANISVIVGQLYPRTDVRRDPAYTIFYMGINVGAATASIICGYLGQTYGWQYGFGLAGIGMLIGLIFFVIGKPLLLGQGEPKDPAKIKGGKEYAIYGAGLAMVALCWAAIQYQELVGTVLGVFGGGLVAYVLFTAVTKLAPEERDRIFAAMFLILTSIVFWALFEQAGSSLNVFTDRHVDTQGVNASMFQSINAIYIVLLAPLFAMLWQGLARKGAEPSTPMKFGLAVIQVGLGFLVLVWGAESVGINVPTPVIFIFLIYLLHTTGELCLSPVGLSAMNRLSPAHMASLIMGTWFFASATGNFAAGLIAAATGGEGVGEEAGKQVVLDVYSTVGWYAIAIGVGVMVVSPLIKRLMHLDTIKDDALEGQAEAGLEAQEAGVHPTSRS, from the coding sequence ATGGTAGAAGGCGTCTTCTTCACATTCGACTCAGCGTTCGAAATGTGGACTTTCAGGGTTGCCGTGGTCGCACTGGCAGCATTTCTCATCGGCGGCGTGGTGCTGATCACCCGCCCGCAGGAAGAGGTTATCGGGCACCCCAAGGGCCTGTTCCTCCTGTTCATGGCCGAAATGTGGGAGCGTTTCTCCTACTACGGCATGCGCGCCCTCCTGATTTTCTACCTCATCCAGCACTGGATGTTCGCGGAAGAAAAGGCCTACGTGATCTACGGCGCCTATACCGCGCTCGTATACATTGCGCCGGTTGTGGGCGGCTATCTCGCCGACCAGTATATCGGCCAGCGCAAGGCGGTCCTTTTCGGTGCGGTCCTGCTGACCTTCGGCCACTTCTTCATGGCATTCGAAGGGTCGGGCGGACAGGCAGATCCGATGATCAACGTCTTCTGGCTCGCTCTCGCCCTCATCATCGTGGGCTCGGGCTTCCTTAAGGCCAACATCTCGGTCATCGTCGGCCAGCTCTATCCGCGCACCGACGTGCGCCGCGATCCGGCCTATACCATCTTCTACATGGGCATTAACGTCGGTGCGGCGACCGCATCGATCATCTGCGGCTATCTCGGCCAGACCTATGGCTGGCAGTACGGCTTCGGTCTCGCCGGCATCGGCATGCTTATCGGCCTGATCTTCTTCGTCATCGGCAAGCCGCTGCTGCTCGGCCAAGGCGAACCCAAGGACCCGGCCAAGATCAAGGGCGGCAAGGAATACGCCATCTACGGCGCAGGCCTCGCCATGGTCGCACTGTGCTGGGCGGCAATCCAGTACCAGGAACTCGTCGGTACCGTCCTCGGCGTGTTCGGCGGTGGACTCGTCGCCTACGTCCTGTTCACTGCAGTGACCAAGCTCGCACCCGAAGAGCGTGACCGCATCTTTGCAGCCATGTTCCTCATCCTGACCTCGATCGTCTTCTGGGCACTGTTCGAGCAGGCAGGTTCGTCGCTCAACGTGTTCACCGATCGCCATGTCGATACGCAGGGCGTGAACGCATCGATGTTCCAGTCGATCAACGCAATCTACATCGTTCTTCTCGCACCGCTCTTCGCGATGCTGTGGCAGGGGCTGGCGCGTAAAGGCGCCGAACCCAGCACGCCGATGAAGTTCGGTCTCGCCGTGATCCAGGTGGGTCTCGGCTTCCTCGTCCTCGTCTGGGGCGCGGAAAGCGTGGGCATCAACGTGCCGACGCCGGTCATCTTCATCTTCCTCATCTACCTGCTGCACACCACCGGCGAGCTCTGCCTTTCGCCTGTCGGCCTTTCGGCGATGAACCGCCTGAGCCCGGCTCACATGGCCTCGCTCATCATGGGTACCTGGTTCTTCGCCTCGGCCACCGGTAACTTCGCAGCCGGCCTGATCGCTGCTGCAACCGGCGGCGAAGGTGTCGGCGAAGAAGCCGGCAAGCAGGTCGTGCTCGACGTCTACTCGACCGTCGGCTGGTACGCGATTGCCATCGGTGTCGGCGTCATGGTCGTCAGCCCGCTGATCAAGCGCCTGATGCACCTCGACACGATCAAGGACGATGCGCTCGAAGGTCAGGCGGAAGCCGGTCTCGAGGCGCAGGAAGCGGGCGTCCACCCGACTTCGCGCAGCTGA